Proteins from a genomic interval of Phormidium ambiguum IAM M-71:
- a CDS encoding PAS domain S-box protein, which yields MRIFLPQTLRRSLTNLPLRWVLIVPFVLPMIGAITLIGYLSDRNGQHSVEILADRLVAQTHDRIIQELNSYLQIPILINRLNVDAVDRKWLNSQDVVALDSLLFHRMQQFDGISAVLFASPDQTFRVVERVQDNLYLTSADRLRPNQFKTYRLDIQGKPEKLVNTNNLNLGRDRSWYNRAIKMGQPGWSGIFQHNPSTINLNASQPVYERTTKRLLGVFSVSIQLNYLSDFLNRLSISRFGHVLIIDQNGDLIATAKPEEIYNIKFQKQQVKQLKIYESRDNLTRSLGEYLRDRKWLVKSLNQRENLLFNYQGELQSVSITPYQDRYGLNWRIVTVIPKSHFMKGMKKNTEITILLCLLTLGLAIVIALIATNKLIARFRQLKRASQELAKGNLAQRLPTDNSISELNDVAQAFNQMADQVQQSFQQIKIALEESEKKFTTIFRTSPDPIAIASLKSGRILEINDSLIEFFGYSRDEIIDRTALELNLWHNLDEYNKYRELLKKQLSIRNLETQLRTKSGEVKTVLLSAEIRTLEGQDCVTVLLRDISERKQTEAELRKSESNLLYAQRIAHVGSWELDLKEQKITWSEELFRIFGLDPNQKEPLYNELLKAIPIEEQNILITEIEQALTEHTSYQVEHCICRPDGTIRYVISKGQTEFDDRQQALKLFGTVLDITDRKLAEAAKEESETRFRQLAESVREGFFVYEIESAKYSYVNPAYESILGISMESVGQGMLHWLNQIHPDDRHRIEEGLRRESQGENFNEEYRFIRPNGEINWLRSQAYPIRNQKGNIIRIVGVVEDITEQKKLEQSLRDSEELFRRAFDNAPIGISLVAPNGQFIKTNNYYCNLLGYNQEELLKLKFQDITYPGDLEVDLEGFEQMLSGKISAFQLEKRYITKQGTEIPVLINAALVRDRNGEPLYFIGHIQDIRDRLRVEQMKNEFISVISHELRTPLTSIRGSLGLLNSGVFENRPEKVKRMLQIAMNSSERLERLVNDILTLERLKSHKVQLVKEQCQINDLMQQAIESVQALAEQTGVSISLSALQYSIMVAPDAIVQTLINLLSNAIKFSSSGDTVSLKAEIIEDWQNESPEKWKSDNYAAIPTPFILFTVKDRGRGIPDEKQKIIFEQFQQVDVSDSRNKGGTGLGLAICKKIVQQHNGKIWVESTLGEGSTFYFTLPLQ from the coding sequence ATGCGTATTTTCCTGCCACAAACTTTGCGCCGTTCCCTGACAAATTTACCGTTACGTTGGGTGTTAATTGTGCCATTTGTTTTGCCGATGATTGGAGCCATCACATTGATTGGTTATTTGTCCGATCGCAATGGACAACACAGTGTGGAAATTTTAGCCGATCGATTAGTTGCACAAACGCACGATCGAATAATCCAAGAACTTAATTCTTATTTGCAAATTCCCATATTAATTAATCGTTTAAATGTCGATGCTGTCGATCGGAAATGGCTTAATTCTCAAGATGTTGTAGCATTAGATTCGCTTTTGTTTCATCGAATGCAGCAATTCGATGGGATATCGGCAGTTTTATTTGCTAGTCCAGACCAAACTTTTCGTGTAGTTGAACGGGTACAAGATAATTTATATTTGACTTCTGCCGATCGCCTGCGTCCTAATCAATTCAAAACTTATCGATTGGATATTCAAGGTAAACCAGAAAAACTTGTTAATACTAATAATTTGAATTTGGGGCGCGATCGTTCTTGGTATAATCGCGCTATTAAAATGGGTCAGCCTGGATGGAGTGGTATTTTCCAGCATAATCCTTCAACTATAAATTTAAATGCTTCTCAACCTGTTTATGAGAGAACAACTAAGCGTTTATTAGGAGTTTTTTCAGTCAGTATTCAATTAAATTATTTGAGTGATTTTCTCAATCGTTTATCTATTAGCCGCTTTGGTCATGTACTGATTATAGACCAGAATGGTGACTTAATTGCCACAGCAAAACCAGAAGAAATTTATAATATTAAATTCCAAAAACAACAAGTTAAACAACTAAAAATTTATGAAAGTCGGGATAATTTAACGCGATCGCTAGGCGAATATTTGCGCGATCGCAAATGGTTAGTAAAATCTCTGAATCAAAGGGAAAATTTGTTATTTAATTACCAAGGCGAACTCCAATCTGTGAGTATCACGCCTTATCAAGATCGGTATGGTCTGAATTGGCGCATTGTGACAGTTATTCCCAAATCCCATTTTATGAAAGGGATGAAAAAGAATACAGAAATCACAATTTTACTTTGTCTACTAACTCTAGGTTTAGCGATCGTTATAGCACTAATTGCTACTAATAAACTTATAGCACGCTTTCGACAATTGAAGCGAGCGAGTCAAGAACTAGCTAAGGGTAATCTCGCGCAAAGATTACCTACTGATAACTCAATTTCTGAGTTAAATGATGTTGCACAAGCATTTAATCAAATGGCAGACCAAGTGCAGCAGTCTTTTCAGCAAATTAAAATTGCTTTAGAAGAGTCAGAAAAAAAGTTTACTACCATTTTTCGGACTAGTCCTGACCCAATTGCGATCGCTAGTTTAAAGTCAGGACGTATTTTAGAAATTAATGATAGTTTAATAGAATTTTTTGGCTATTCTCGTGATGAAATTATCGATCGCACAGCATTGGAACTGAATCTTTGGCATAACTTGGATGAATATAACAAATATAGAGAATTGTTAAAAAAGCAACTTAGTATCCGCAACTTAGAAACTCAGTTACGTACCAAATCAGGTGAAGTCAAAACAGTTTTATTATCTGCCGAAATTCGGACTTTAGAAGGACAAGATTGCGTAACTGTATTGTTGCGAGATATTAGCGAACGCAAACAAACCGAAGCGGAATTAAGAAAGAGTGAAAGCAATCTTTTGTACGCTCAAAGAATTGCTCATGTTGGTAGTTGGGAATTAGACTTAAAAGAGCAAAAAATTACTTGGTCGGAAGAACTTTTCCGCATTTTTGGACTCGACCCTAATCAAAAAGAGCCTTTATATAACGAATTACTAAAGGCAATACCTATTGAAGAACAAAATATATTAATTACTGAAATTGAACAAGCTTTAACTGAACATACTTCTTATCAAGTTGAACATTGCATTTGTCGTCCAGATGGAACAATTCGTTATGTAATCAGCAAAGGTCAAACAGAATTTGACGATCGACAACAAGCATTAAAACTTTTTGGTACTGTATTGGATATTACCGATCGCAAACTTGCAGAAGCAGCCAAAGAAGAAAGTGAAACTCGCTTCCGTCAATTAGCGGAATCAGTACGAGAAGGCTTTTTTGTTTATGAAATAGAATCGGCTAAATATTCTTATGTGAACCCAGCTTATGAATCAATTTTAGGCATATCAATGGAATCTGTCGGCCAAGGAATGTTACATTGGTTAAACCAAATTCATCCTGACGATCGCCATCGGATCGAAGAAGGTCTAAGGCGAGAAAGTCAGGGAGAAAACTTTAATGAAGAGTATCGTTTTATTAGGCCAAATGGTGAAATAAATTGGTTGCGATCGCAAGCATACCCAATTCGCAACCAAAAGGGAAATATTATTAGAATTGTTGGCGTTGTCGAAGACATTACCGAACAAAAAAAACTAGAACAATCATTACGGGACAGCGAAGAACTGTTTCGTCGCGCTTTTGATAATGCACCTATTGGAATTTCTTTGGTAGCACCGAATGGTCAATTTATCAAAACTAATAATTATTATTGCAACCTATTGGGATATAACCAAGAAGAATTGTTGAAATTAAAATTTCAAGATATTACATATCCAGGCGATTTAGAAGTAGATTTAGAAGGTTTTGAACAAATGCTTTCCGGGAAAATTTCTGCTTTTCAACTGGAAAAAAGATACATTACTAAACAAGGAACAGAAATTCCCGTACTCATTAATGCCGCACTGGTGCGCGATCGAAATGGTGAACCACTCTACTTTATCGGACATATTCAAGATATACGCGATCGTCTCAGAGTTGAACAGATGAAAAATGAATTTATTTCCGTTATTAGTCACGAACTCCGCACCCCATTAACCTCAATTCGAGGTTCATTGGGATTATTAAACTCTGGCGTTTTTGAAAATAGACCAGAAAAAGTCAAACGGATGCTGCAAATTGCGATGAACAGCAGCGAACGCCTAGAGCGTTTAGTCAACGATATCCTCACCTTAGAACGATTAAAATCGCACAAAGTTCAACTCGTAAAAGAGCAATGCCAAATTAACGACCTAATGCAACAAGCAATAGAAAGCGTGCAAGCATTAGCCGAGCAAACAGGTGTGAGTATTTCCCTTTCAGCGCTCCAGTACAGCATTATGGTAGCTCCCGATGCGATCGTTCAAACTTTAATCAATCTACTCAGCAATGCTATAAAATTTTCATCTTCTGGTGATACCGTGTCGCTAAAAGCAGAAATAATAGAAGATTGGCAAAATGAATCACCAGAAAAGTGGAAAAGCGATAATTACGCTGCTATTCCCACACCGTTTATCTTATTCACAGTCAAAGATCGAGGTCGCGGCATCCCCGACGAAAAACAGAAAATCATTTTTGAGCAATTCCAACAAGTTGATGTATCTGATTCTCGAAACAAAGGAGGAACTGGATTAGGATTGGCAATTTGTAAGAAAATTGTACAACAACACAATGGAAAAATTTGGGTTGAAAGTACTTTGGGTGAAGGAAGCACTTTTTACTTTACATTGCCATTGCAATGA
- a CDS encoding response regulator, protein MTKWILVVDDDDEIREVVQASLEEFGGWQTITAASGHEALQIAKTDVLDAILLDISMPGMDGFEVCSALQAEPRTQNIPVIVLTAKALLSDRQQFLDLDIAGVIIKPFDPINIWRQVAQILGWSE, encoded by the coding sequence ATGACTAAATGGATTCTTGTTGTGGATGATGATGACGAAATCCGCGAAGTTGTGCAGGCATCCCTAGAAGAATTTGGCGGTTGGCAAACAATAACGGCGGCTTCTGGTCATGAAGCTTTGCAAATCGCAAAAACTGACGTTTTAGATGCCATTCTGCTAGATATATCAATGCCTGGAATGGATGGGTTTGAAGTTTGTTCTGCACTTCAGGCAGAACCAAGAACTCAGAATATCCCAGTAATAGTATTAACTGCAAAAGCTTTGCTTAGCGATCGACAACAATTTCTCGATCTCGATATTGCAGGTGTAATCATCAAACCCTTCGATCCGATAAATATTTGGAGACAAGTAGCACAAATATTGGGTTGGAGTGAGTAA
- a CDS encoding response regulator: protein MSNKSILLIEYEANMREVLYISLTEIGGWKVTLADSIQKGIDLFMAIRPNAILLDTSTPETDALIFIEQLKQYSISQCIPILLITARASWFTPKELQQMGFAGAITKPFNPSTLPTQLSQLLGWSNNHVDH from the coding sequence ATGTCTAACAAATCAATTCTGTTGATTGAGTATGAAGCCAACATGAGAGAAGTATTATACATTTCGCTCACAGAAATAGGTGGCTGGAAAGTCACTCTAGCGGACTCGATTCAAAAAGGAATTGATCTGTTTATGGCAATCCGTCCTAATGCAATTTTGCTAGATACTTCTACTCCAGAAACAGATGCTCTGATATTTATTGAACAATTGAAACAATATTCAATAAGTCAATGTATCCCCATCTTGTTGATTACTGCCAGAGCCAGTTGGTTTACACCGAAAGAACTTCAACAAATGGGATTCGCCGGAGCAATCACCAAACCATTTAATCCTTCCACTCTTCCGACTCAACTATCTCAATTATTGGGATGGAGTAATAATCATGTAGATCACTAA
- a CDS encoding DUF1269 domain-containing protein, with protein sequence MSTLTVWKFNTVDGADNALNKLQELQKQQIIQVLDAAIVSWPQGRKRPKTYQAMNTVGVGALGGAFWGMLFGLIFFVPLLGMVVGATAGAISGKFTDYGINDDFIKDLQGKVTEGTSALFLLTGQVTLDKVEAAFTPEEKGELIQSNLSSEQEAKLREDFGAEI encoded by the coding sequence ATGTCAACTTTAACAGTTTGGAAATTTAACACTGTTGATGGTGCAGATAATGCGTTAAATAAGCTACAAGAGTTACAAAAACAGCAAATAATTCAAGTTTTGGATGCTGCGATCGTTAGTTGGCCCCAAGGACGGAAACGCCCGAAAACCTACCAAGCGATGAACACCGTAGGAGTAGGCGCTTTAGGAGGAGCATTCTGGGGAATGCTGTTCGGTCTAATATTTTTTGTTCCTTTGTTGGGCATGGTAGTAGGTGCTACTGCTGGGGCAATTTCCGGTAAATTCACCGACTATGGTATTAATGATGATTTCATTAAAGATTTGCAAGGCAAAGTCACTGAAGGAACATCTGCTTTATTTTTGCTCACAGGTCAAGTCACATTAGACAAAGTTGAAGCTGCTTTTACACCTGAAGAAAAAGGTGAGTTGATTCAATCTAATTTATCAAGCGAGCAAGAAGCCAAACTGCGGGAAGACTTCGGCGCAGAAATTTAA
- a CDS encoding basic amino acid/polyamine antiporter has product MASTTANDTTSTKQTLTVWSLTALVVGSMVGAGIFTLPAAFGRATGILGALLAWAIAGVGMLMLAFVFQTLAQRKPDLDSGVFAYAQAGFGNYLGFLAALAFWVSSCIGNVSYFVLIKSTLGEFFPIFGDGNTVPAVIVASIILWIFHFMILRGIKQAAGLNTIVTIAKIVPILIFVLILLFAFKADVFAANFWGGQGYEAESLFSQVRSTMLVTVFVFIGIEGASVYSRYAEKRSDVGVATVLGFLGVLCLLIMVTVLPFGILPRAELATLRNPSMAGALEFVVGRWGNVFISIGLLISVMGAYLAWTLFASEVPFMAAKSDLMPRFLAKENAQKVPSASLWLTNIIIQTFLIITLFAQNAFTLALELTSSMSLIPYLLVAAFGLKLALSRETYEGNSRKRNRDLAIALIATLYSILMLYAGGLEKVLLSALILVPGTILFFMARREQNRKIFTFGEWFIFSVTVIAALSAFFALATGRIAI; this is encoded by the coding sequence ATGGCATCAACTACGGCGAATGATACGACATCCACTAAACAGACGCTTACAGTCTGGTCACTAACTGCACTTGTTGTTGGTTCTATGGTAGGCGCGGGCATCTTTACTTTGCCTGCTGCCTTTGGTCGCGCAACGGGAATACTCGGTGCGCTGCTGGCATGGGCGATCGCAGGTGTGGGTATGCTAATGTTAGCTTTCGTTTTCCAAACCTTAGCGCAACGCAAACCCGACCTGGATTCCGGGGTTTTTGCTTATGCTCAAGCTGGATTTGGCAATTATCTGGGTTTCCTAGCAGCACTAGCTTTTTGGGTGAGTAGCTGCATCGGAAATGTATCTTACTTTGTTCTCATTAAATCAACTTTAGGTGAGTTTTTTCCGATTTTTGGTGACGGAAACACAGTTCCCGCCGTCATCGTAGCATCGATTATCCTGTGGATTTTTCATTTCATGATCCTTCGCGGAATCAAGCAAGCAGCAGGATTAAACACCATTGTTACTATTGCCAAAATTGTACCGATCCTAATTTTCGTTTTGATTTTGCTCTTTGCCTTCAAAGCAGATGTTTTTGCCGCTAATTTTTGGGGTGGACAAGGATACGAAGCAGAGTCACTTTTTAGTCAAGTACGTAGCACAATGCTGGTGACAGTGTTTGTGTTTATTGGGATTGAAGGTGCAAGCGTTTACTCTCGGTATGCGGAGAAACGTTCTGATGTTGGTGTGGCCACAGTTTTGGGATTTCTCGGCGTTCTTTGTTTGCTGATCATGGTTACAGTTTTGCCTTTTGGTATTTTGCCCCGCGCAGAACTGGCGACTTTACGAAATCCATCGATGGCAGGTGCTTTAGAGTTTGTTGTGGGTCGTTGGGGGAATGTTTTTATCAGTATTGGCCTTTTGATTTCAGTTATGGGTGCTTATTTGGCATGGACGCTGTTTGCCTCGGAAGTTCCCTTTATGGCCGCAAAAAGTGACTTAATGCCAAGATTCTTGGCTAAGGAAAATGCTCAGAAGGTTCCTTCAGCATCACTTTGGTTGACCAATATTATTATTCAGACATTTTTGATTATTACCCTGTTTGCCCAAAATGCTTTTACTTTGGCATTAGAACTAACGAGTTCTATGTCTCTGATTCCTTATTTGTTGGTAGCAGCTTTCGGGCTAAAACTAGCATTAAGTAGGGAAACTTATGAGGGTAATTCTCGTAAACGTAACAGGGATTTGGCGATCGCTTTAATCGCCACTCTCTATTCTATTTTGATGCTTTACGCAGGTGGCCTGGAAAAAGTTCTGCTATCAGCATTGATCTTAGTACCCGGAACAATTTTATTCTTTATGGCTCGTCGTGAGCAAAACCGAAAAATATTTACTTTCGGTGAATGGTTCATTTTTTCTGTGACTGTGATTGCTGCTTTGTCGGCTTTCTTTGCGCTGGCAACGGGTCGCATTGCCATTTAA